GGAGCACTTCCACTCCACCTCCCACCACTTTGGTATGCTGCTGAGCTCAAGTTCTTCTTTCTGGAGTTGAAGACTGACTAAAATGGTATTAGAGAAGGAGAATTTTATGATCTAAACCAGGTGTCCACAAACTATGGCatgcaggccaaatctggccttaTGCCTATTTTTATAAGTAtagtttattacttttatttaatgtATTCTCTTTGAGTACTTTTGTCCTACAACCATAGAGTTGAGTAGTTGGATAAAGACTATAtaccctcaaagcctaaaatatttactatcaggcCCTTTACAAAAAATGTTCCCTGACCCTTGATCAAGAATCAAAGCATTACTTGCTTTGTGGACATGTAAGCAAGACAGTTATTTCACATCCATATTATAGGCCAGTAATTTAACAAgtgtctttgttaaatgtttaccATTGACCAACATTATATTTACctattaatttttctctgttttgtagCTCCTGCTATGTGGATATTTGTTAGCAATGACTGATGTGGAAACTACATATGCAGATTTTATTGCTTCAGGAAGAACGGGTAGAAGAAATGCAATACATGATATCCTGGTTTCCTCTGCAAGTGGTAACAGCAATGAATTAGCCTTGAAATTAGCAGGTCTTGATATCAACAAGACAGGTGAGTCGTTTGACATCCATCTCTATGAACATGGAATGATTTGCAGCACTTCGCTAAGTAGGATTAAGTCATGAAAAAACACCTTTGAAAGTAACCTAATAGAAAGAGTTACAAACAGTCTAAGGCAAGATAAAAGGCAGGTACTAATCTCTTAATCACTCCCACTCTGTTTTCAATGACTGCACCTTACAGGGTTTCCCACTCAAATGCAGAATCCTTAATCTGATTTTACTAATGCAATCAATAAAAcacatgaggttttttttttttaatcctaatcTCTATAAAAgctctgaaatattttatgtagAACATTTAACAAAGTTGGAGCTCCTACCTTTGACAGTTTGGCCACCTGTAACATTTAATAGCATTAGATATTTAACAAGATTCACAGATGAGTCTGACGGATCTCGATTCCAAGaaccatttcaaaataaaagggtCTCCAGgaccatttttattgagaatggAAGTAAAATAGTCTATTACATAAATAAGTCTTAGGTAAGAAgttcttttagttttcctttcatGATAGACTGAGTTTGAAAAATTTGTCTTACTATTGGGCCTCGAACTCCTACCCACCAAATCTAACTTTACcagtgaaaaagtaaaataagtttGACATGTCAAAGTACTTCTGAATCCCCTGATGGTTCTTCCATCCATAGCTTTTGCAAACATCAAAGCTGAATGTATTTCCCTGAAAAACACTTGTgctaaaaataatctttaaaagtaaaaaggagTTCACAATTAAGGAGCCACAATGTTATATATGTGAAAAACACTGATCAGTTTCTGACTCATGGTAACAGCTTGATAATTCTTTGCTATTAGAATTTTCATGGCAAAGCCTTCCAGTTATTGGAAAACTGAgtcagagtatatatatatatatatatcaatgaaaTAGCTCAGCAACATTACCTTAAAATACCTACTGACAGAACTTTATTCAATGACTACAGATCAGCAGGTCATAGATTGGTCTTTTAAAACTCAGGtcgaaaataaaactttaataatcACTTCCATGGAGTATATAGACTGATGTATATTTTAGGTTTCATTGTTTCTCTGTTACTACCAGGAGTTAATTTTCAAAATAGCTCTGAGAAAAGCTATAGGGAATTATTCCAATTTGGTGGCATGaagtaagtaaatatattttttctgcaaTCTTTGAGAATTTACTAatctttttcataaaatttgtattttatatgaaTACTCTATTTTAAATAATCTGCATTAGTTTTAGCCACCC
This DNA window, taken from Eubalaena glacialis isolate mEubGla1 chromosome 17, mEubGla1.1.hap2.+ XY, whole genome shotgun sequence, encodes the following:
- the PKIA gene encoding cAMP-dependent protein kinase inhibitor alpha; translation: MTDVETTYADFIASGRTGRRNAIHDILVSSASGNSNELALKLAGLDINKTEGEEDAQRNSTEQSGEAQGEAAKSES